GCCATCCGTACCCAAATCAATGGTTTGGTACAAAGTTTGCGTAGACCATTTGTAAAAGTTGAGCCTGCAACCATACTGAGTCATGTCTTCAAGATCTTTGATCTGCCAGCCACTGCAAAGGGTATACAAATGATAATTAGTAAACCTTAGACCCCTTTCAAATAATACTAACCGTCGAAATTTATTGGGAGCTCCCCATTCCGACGCAACCATTACATCAAAATAGGGCTGATACCAGAAATCATATCCACACAAGGCCTTCTCTTCCCCCTTAGTCCAGGTTCCAATGCAATTGAAGTCCGAATCAAACAGGATGAAATCACCCTTGGCGTTTCCCTCTGCGTCGCCCATCACAGATATCATAATATTGCCATTGGCCAGGCAGTGCGTCGTATGGGGCCCCGTCACATTGTGGCTCTTTAGCACGTCGCCATCGATTGTCTTTATGATTTCGGGCTTCCGCGGATCCTTGACCACGTCGAGTATGTAGACAAAGTCCGAGTTCAGGGCCGGCAACACCAGTCTGTCCCTCTTCGGAATGGTTTTTGCGTTCTCGTCCACATAGTAGCAACTCGAGCAAGCATTCCACCCAGAGTGGTGCAGCTCGTCCCCTTTCCGATTCGTAAACGTGCGGTGAATAATCTATGGATCAACATCATCTAATTAAGCTGAGTGCGAGCCAAGTCTTTTTATTTTCTTACTTGGCAGTAGGTGGGGCTCTCGGGGTCCACGTCGATTGTTGACAGGTAGTCGCCGTGGGGCTCGTCCAAGTTGGGCTGCACCGTCACCGTGTAGAGGAGCTTCTCTCGGGGGCCGCTCTTCATGGCATCCAATGGCGTTGCGTAACCGGGTCCGCGACAGCATGCTGCAGAAAAACAATTCGATTATCAACATTGTTCTCGACTTTTATTAATTTTGTACTGCGGTATTTCGTACAATTCTTAGACATTGCGCGGCAAGTTTGTTGTGGACTGGAACCAAAGAACAGCGAAACGAAAATGAGTATTGTCTGCTGTTGAGCGAGACTTTTATACGTGGTGTTCTCTTTCAAGTATAGAACcggtatatatatgtacatatgtaatgCTCCCAGCAATCGTATCACAACAAGAGGTTAGTTTAGTTTTATACAGTCAAACTTCTCTATTACGAACTTCTGTACAACAAAGTTTTCTATATAACGaaattatttgcaaaacaatgCTATGCTATATTCTGCAAAAATGAATTCTATATTACGAATTTTTCGTATAACGAGTGCCCCTTTGGATTCGCTATATGGAAGTTCGactgtatatacatatgtacagatAAGACTCATTCTCTCAGTGTTCAAGTGGAATAGATTCAATACATATGCAAGTACAACAAATAATCCGCCAATTTAGATAAGAACCCCTATAAACCCCCAGCGGGCTtgactttattttttttttagttattATAAATGTAATTAAACATATACTTTTATGTGTATTTTTATTctaaaattttaatttatttatttattttattttgattaaAAGAGTATGTACATCCTTGCGCGGCAAGGAATTCAAAACTGTTGATTAAAATCGAGCTTCTCCTCAACGAAAGCCTACTCAAACCAATTTGGTCATATGGAAGTAATTCTGTATGCTTATTGGAGAAGTTGGCGTGGCAAGGAAATCAAAACAATGAATTAAACATAAGCTTACCCCCTATAAAAGTCTACTCAAACCTACATATATAGTCATATGGAAGTCATCCTGGATGCTTTGCAATACAACTTGCCCAACGCTCACTTGCAAACGATAATGCCTATTAATAGTGATTGGAGCGTAAAAATATTACGCCCATTATTCCTTTCCACAATATCACAACTTTTAAACCGCCCCTCTGTCCAGTTGTTTCCGATTGGAGTCTGATTGATATAGAAGAAATGtaatcgatatatcgatatggTGCAACAGGTTTCCGTTACCTTATTTTAGAAACAATCAAATAAAAGGGAGTATTTAAAACTAGCCAAtattgtagaaaattgattcatttaCCTGATAATAGTGTGATTTCAGGACTGAGAGTCTTAGCTAAGTCTCCTAAACCGATTAATCGAACGCGACTTAACTCAAGCTTTTATTCTGTTTAAATAAAGTGGGTTTAAatgggctaagttcgtttttttatcggtatattttaaaaatgtgACGGTATAGACTGCAAAATCGGCTTTTTGTCTTCAAGGTATATTAGGCGAAAGGGGCGGATTTCAGCTTGCGTGCGTTGCACGTTTCGCTTGTTGTCCATACCCTATTTTTCCTCCCATTATGTAGCAAAAGTGCATTACTGTGTAGTTGCCATGTAATAAATTGAGCAAATGTAAACATTGtgcaaacacaaaaaaaaacaaacacaaaatgCGGTTGTTACGCAGTTCAAAGTTTTTTGTTCCTCAGGCTCGAAATTCCTCGACGCAGGCTGGACGACGACGCGTAGTGATCACTGGAAGCGGAGCTGTAACGCCGTTGGGAAACAATGCGCAGGACTCGTGGCGGCGGGTGTTGGCCGGCGAGTCGGCAATCTCAAAACTGGGGCCGGAGTTCAAGGGATTGCCGTGCCAGGTTGCCGCACAAATTTCAAGGGAAAACTTGCAGTTGGAAACGCATCTGAGCAAAACAGACATCAAACTGATGAGCCCTGCCACACAACTGGCTGTGCTGGCAGCGGAGGAAGCCCTGGCCTCGGGGAATCTCAAACCGAAGGAGCTCAGTGAGGAGCAGCGGGAGCGCTTCGGTGTCTGTGTCGGAATGGGAATGTTCGATCTGGCGGAGGTTTACAACACCTGGAACCAGCTGCAGCGTGGCTACAATCGAGTCAGCCCCTTCTTTGTGCCAAGACTGCTGCCCAGCATGGCATGCGGCCACATCAGCATGCGGCACGGGCTACGAGGTCCCAACCACTCCGTTTCAACAGCTTGCGCCACTGGAGCCCATGCTCTGGGTGATGCCATGAGGTTTATTCGCAGCGGCGATGCGGATGTGATGCTGGCGGGTAGCGGGGAGGCATGTATTGACCCACTGTCAATAGCTGGCTTCTGCAGATTACGGGCCCTCAGTACCGCATTTAATGATAACCCAGCCGTGGCCTCGCGACCTTTTGACAAGGCGCGTGATGGCTTTGTGATGGGCGAAGGAGCagctgtgctgctgctggaggaaCTCGAGCACGCACGCGCCCGCGGTGCCCCCATTCTGGCGGAGCTGCTGGGCTATGGCCTCTCAGGCGATGCACACCACATCACGTCCCCCAGCGAGGATGGAGCTGGAGCCACACTGGCCATGCAACGAGCCCTCAAGGACGCCGGTGTCAGCCCTGAGGAGATCAGCTACTTGAACGCCCACGCCACATCCACGCCCACTGGTGATCGCATCGAATCGCATGCCATTAGACGAGTGTTCGGCGAACACACGCCCCAGGTTCAAGTATCCTCGACAAAGGGAGCCCACGGACACCTGCTGGGCTCCTCTGGCAACCTGGAGGCGCTCTTCGTGGTGCACGCCTGCGCGGAGAATACCCTGCCGCCTTCCATAAACATCGAGCAGCTGGATGTGGACGTGAATGTGGTGACTAAAGCTTGCGAATGGTCCCAGGGACAGGGAAGGCGCGTGGCTCTGAAGAATTCCTTTGGCTTTGGTGGCACCAATGCCTCCCTATGCATTGCCAGCTACTGCGAAGAGTAGAGCGGGGCTGGGAAATTGTTACATTATTGTTGTTTTATATTGTTAACCACGGAAATAAAAACCCTGAATGTTTGCATATTTTTAGGAAAAATGTTAAGTTTTAAAACTTTATTTGGAAAACTTTTCGGTTGCTTGTCACACGCCCTATCAGCCGTCTTCGTCGTTTGGCGCGAACGGACTCTCTGCTCTGTAAAAATGTATATGCGTATTGTATTATCCAATGCGCATGCGTATGTACTGTTATACTGTATAtctgtatataatatatatatataggtaTATAATTATGTATATAGCTCTGTTTGATTTGCTTCTGTTGCTTGTctctatttttgtttgttatttCTGTTTCAGTTGCAGTTGTTCTCTTCTGATCTTGGCTTCAAATGTGTCTGTGTGTTCGTTTCGGAAATAAAAACAACTAAATCGTTTTTTTGTATGCCTGCTTAACATTCGCGCTGCTTTAGCTGTGGTCATGTTTGCTTCGGGGACTGTATTTTTGCTGTTTTAGTTGCAGCACGATCCAACGTTTCCGGGTTCTCCTTCACTTAACTAACCATTTTAATTTGAAGTGTTTTATTTTACAAAATTGCTTAAGATGTTAAGTTAAAAGTATATTGGCTTACAATCGAAATTTCTTTATAATCTGTTATTAAATGTTGGTTTTCTGTTTATGATCTGCTGGTTCTGTTTTCCACTTGCCCTGCTCTAGGCTGGAGTCTAGACATTCTCCGTTGATTTTATATTTTCTGAAACTGTTCTCGCTATTATGCCATACATTTTTAAATGTATTTGCAGCTTAGTTTCTTATGGATTTATATGCGTAAATAATATTCTatatgtgtgtgagtgtgtgggGCTGTGTTCGAGGGTGTTTCTACTATATATCGCTCTTTAGAGTACTGAACTTTCGttaatataaattataaaaataaattttattCGAATTTTATCTTTACTCTTTACTGTACAATTGTTGCTCAACCATCAACCCAATCCGTTGTTTAGTTACAGCATAAATCAATATGTTTTGCATCATTTTGCACGTGTCACTGTCACTGTCACATTCTTTAACAAGGTTACATTTCTCCCATTCTTCAATTTAAAGCATTCAAACAATTCCCGTACTCAATGGTGGACTGAAATGATTTCAAATTACGGGTAGGCCTTTCAATTTCATTTACGTATCTGGTTCTTAGCTAGGGGTTAGGTGTTAGGCTTAACAAATAAAACGTGGAACTTCGAAGCGCGTTTAGACAGAAAACATATATCGCGGGACCCTGCATACAtgacacacacatgcatatacatatacatatatatttaagaATGAAACCATGCAAGGGATTCCTTAAAAAAGGACACGCTGGACGATGACTAAACAAGAGCGATCTGTTGAGTTTCATGCTTTGAGGCGGCCTACACTTCCAAAGTGGCAGTGcagttggtgttggtgttggcgttggtgtatgtgtgtgtgtggtgtggttgtATTCGGTATGTTGAgattttaaaatttaaaaaaatataaaatatttataaatattttgttgttgttttcatTTTTGCGTCCTGTTTACTGCTATTACAGACCTTAACACTTACTATCTTACTATTTGTTTTTTAAAAAGACATCTATTTAAGCGCTAATAAagtggttttgttttgtttttgtggttGCTATCGGTTCGGTTCGGATCGGTTCTCCAATACCAATACCAAGTCGTACAGGGATGCTGTAACTCCTGCCTGTCTCTTGGGTGTCTGTCTGTTGGATGTCTGTACTATGGTATGCATGCGGGTGTGTATTGTATGTAGTATGTACATGGCAAGCCAGTTAAATCGGAGAATGGTCACTAGTTAAGCAGTGCATCCATGGTGTATGGAAATGGAGGATGTTGCTGCTCGAATCTGCTGTTTGCTGAAGACGATAACAACTtggttgccgctgccgctgccgatgctgctgctgctgatgctctTGATGTGTGTGCCGGCGACGGTCAGTCCAGTATGACGATTTGTGATTCAATGGGCCTGCTACTTGGCTCGGGAGCCAGAGGCTTGATGGGCAGTGTGCGCCATGGCTTGCGCGCCGCACGGCGCAGCTCCACGGCAGAGAGTATTTTTCGCGTTTTTCTGCAAATAAAGCAAGAATTTGAGGTACTGCTTCAGGTAAGAACTGTCTTCCACTCACTTGTGTGTTTCGTTGGCCCTAAAGTAAACATCGTCCGGCGCATCCATCCAACTGATGACTTGCTTACGTCCGTTTCCGCCTCGTGCCATTTGCGCAATCTTCTGCTTGCCATTGAGCTGAAAGAGTGAATGGAATCGTTGTCAATCGGGATCAGATCAAGCTCAGATCAGATCTGGCGGTGACTCACATGGTGCCTTGAGAGCGGCTGTCCCGATGCCGCCATCATGGCCGCAAACTGTTCGGGACTGGGACAATGCGAGGGCATAGGATCTTTGTTCGGTCTTTTTGGAGGCGGTCCACTGGGAACTATAGTTACTGAATTTCggaataaatataatattatatgtatatgacaggaaatatacaatataccTTCAGTGCcgttcagctgctgctcctcgtGCGCCCGCTTTCGTATCGTTGATGTGGCATGCGTTGGAATTATTGTTAGCTCTTTCTCGGCCGGCACGGCCACAATGTCGGGGGATTTGTTGGGAACGCGATCGTAGACTAAACTGCCATCCGCTGCTTTGGGCGGCTTGGGGAATGAGACGACAGCGGGCAGTGGCATTTTGTCCTTGGGCGTCAGCACCAGCCACTCGTGGGGACCACTGCCGGGCGCCCCCAGGCGATTGGCGATCTTAGTAACACTGCCACGATCCTTGGGCTTGAGCAATAGCAGCTTCTTGATCTCCGCCTGAGATTTGCCGCTAATACGATTCGTAACTAAAGAGAGGGAGAATGAGAAGCGTGCGTCAGATATGTAAGCATCCAGACATCGAGACTTACATTCTTGCTTCACCAGCAGGCCATTGATGGCGTAGGCGCTTTGTCGCGCCGCCTTCTTGGGCTTGACAATGCTGCGACAGATAATGCGCGCCACGCGCGTCATGGGATTGGTGTGTAAGTAGAAGGCAGTGCGCGTCTTCATGATGGGGCGCGGAGAACCGGAGCTGATGGCAATACCATGCGCTTGCGCATAGTGGCGTGCCAGGTGGGTCTTCAGCTTGAACTCCTTGCCGCAATTGACAATTGAACACCTGTCCGAATAGGAATTGTGGTAAGAGATGAGGGACATTCTCGATCGTCGTTGGATGGGAGAGGAGAGGCACTTACCTGTGCAGCTGACGATTGGTAAGATCACTGATTTTCTCGTCATCGTTGAGGTCGACTACGGCTGTGGGTGTTGTagccgcagctgcagcggtAGCCGTGGGCGTCGTCGCAGCCAAGGCCTTCTTCTTTGCATCACTGTCGCTGCTGGCGTCGCCCTTATTCGCGGACTTCATACTGCCGTACCTCCGCCAGTACTCCCAACAGCTTTGGCAGAGACGACACGTTATGTGACCGGTGCTAAACGAGTTCCACTGCAAGGGGGAGGGAGAGTTTTAAGAACTGTCTGCAGAGTGGGTTGCTGTTCTATGTGCCATACCTGTGATGATTTAGTTGTTCCGCACGACTCGCAGGGTTTGCCGTTGCTTGAGAGATCGGTGCCTCCGTTGGTGGTGCCATTGTAAatgccgccaccgccactaCCCGCCTTGACAGAGGCTCCGTTGCCGCCGCCCTTGCCACCATTATTATTGTATTGCGGTATGTAGACCTGTTTGAGCTTCAGCTCCGCCTCGACGGCCTTCACGCGCTTCTGCTGCACATAGCGATCGGTGGTCTTCCACATGTAGTAGTACTCGATGATTTGCTTCAGAGTTTTCCAAGGCAGCTAAAATCGGACAAATAGAAGAAGGATTTAGAAGGGGTCCCACAATGGTTACAgatggatagatagatagtTCTTACGAAATCTTGTCGAATGTCGTTAAAGTCTTTGCCATATTTGTCCAGCGCTTCCTCGAAGAGATTTGCCTCCGAGGCGCTCCAGTCCTCGATTTCATCGCGACAGAGCACCGGTCCACTGACAGGAACTAGCGAGGACATGGCCTCCTCAATCGAGTAGTCGTGCTTGTGCAGAATGTTCATGGCGTGAAACTAAAGAGAATACCACCATCATCAATACTAGCAGAAATGAGGATTAGTTTTCGATTGCATACCAGTGTAATGTCCCGACTGGCAGCCGCTGCCGACATGTGCAACGAGGGCTGCTTCACAGAACTGCTGCAGTCGAGGGCGCGGGCGAAGGTGCCAATGGAACGCGAAACGACAAGGAACTGATCGATCTTACGATCCGTCAGTGTGTGCTCCGGCGTCCATACCAGCGACTCCAGCTCCTCGAGCTTGCGCTCGTCCGTGACTGTGTCTTTTAGCTTGGCGGGAATATCACACTGATAGCGACTGCCGACACGTATCTCGCCCTTGTCGGCGAGCAGTGTTTTCTGATTCGGATCGAAGACCAGACAGTAGAAGAATGTGTCCTGCAAGGCGTCACAAGGTAAATAGGTGATTATtgtctgcctctgccgctctACCAACTACGACTCACGTCTTTATTTAGATAACTCTGCAGGGACTCCGTCTCGTTGAGCAGCGTCACGGAGCACTTGCCTCGTATCTGTGTGGCGGGTATCGATTCGACTTGGCGTGAGAGGAACAGCTCGCGGTGCTTGATCTGGTAGCGCTGTTTGCTGGTCAGCGCCTCGCCCTTTTCCGCATCGCCTCCGCttccgctgccactgccgctgccactaccactgccactgccgctaccactgctgctgctgttgttgttgttattattattgttattgttgttggtggtggtgctgccggCATTATTGCTGGTTGCAGATGCActaccactgccactgccactgccgccgccgccagaCGCTTGCGTCGGACTGGTGCGCTCCTCATCCAAGGCAGCTGGAAATCAGACAATCAATACAGTTAGTGCACCAAGAGAATCAATATAGAGAAAAAAGAGatcgaaagagagagagagagagagggggggtgAGAGATCTACACAACATCAATTACCAACTGAACAAAAAAATATAGCAGCGAGAGCTTTGACAAACATAAAATCATAGGAATAGGGGGATAAGGGGGTAAGGGGTATAAGGTGATAGAGGATAATGATTAAGGGTATATATAGATCTAATTAAACAGATGGCATTCCCAAATTAGAGAGTTCGAACTACGTTTAAAGTTGAAAACTGTTGTGGTTTTTTTTAGCAGTACCTATTGAGGGGTCGAGCACGGCCTGCGCCGCCTGCTCCTCGCCCACGGGTGTGCGGAGCCAGGTCTTCTTCAGCTTGGTCGCCAGCGGTGAGTCCTCGGCTGTGGCcactgttttttgtttttttttttgttgtttatcGTTTTGTGCAATACGTTGGGGAAATACGTTTATTTACAAATGATCATGTTTCAAGCAATGGTAGTTGTAAATCAAATAAtcattaaataataaatacaaattatGCAGCTCAAAATGAGGTTAATtacaaaaacagaaagaacaatactccaagtCGTCGTCTGGAGGGAAATCGAATTTTAGAGTGTATTAATGCCTCTTCCCTCAATGCTTCGAGGTATACTCTTCAACAACAGAAGACCAGCCCGAAAAGTGCAAAAGAGTACAAAAACCAAAGAAAAGCCTTGCATGGATGCAGCCCGAATATCCAATGGCAAAATACACAAGTAGAGGGTGCTGCGCGGCCCCTagaaagcaaaaacaaaatacatgtCGTGTGCGTGACTCTGTGAGTTTCGCTGATAAGGGATGTTGTTCCTGCCCACCGCTTAATTAAAGAAAGATTTTCTTTGATATAGTGAATATCATTCTCTTAAAGTTGCTCTGTTCCAAGTGTATAATACATAGAATGAATGCATATAAACAGTAGTAGTATATTTCAATACGATCAACATCGGTGGACCGAAAGAAATGGCACTATATTATAGTCCAGTTGGATGAACCCGCCGGTCGTGCGTATTTTTAGAAAACGGCGATAATTGTCACAAcccatggaaaaatagtacatccaCTAATACTATAAAAACTACCGAGCACGATCGGAAAATTGCAGTTCAATTTAAAACATTGCAAGATGCAGTCCTGTTTGATTATAGCTCTGGCCGTTCTGGTGAGAACTTTTACTGTGAGAAACAAACAAGAATCAGAATCTTTCAAATCGATCCGCAGAGCCTGGCAAATGCCGTACCCAATGATCCGGAGAGTCACGCACCAACTGAGTCcaagtcggagtcggagtcggagtcggacaGGATTCATTTGTGCGAATTTCTAGCATCTTTCGTTGAAATTAAGCGGGGACTTCATGGGGTCATATTGGGATACGACATGAACTATATGGCCAGGGCAAACGAGCTTGTAGTCGAGAAGTCAGCTCTATTGAAGGACATGCTAAGCGAGGAAACTGCGGCCGCGGAGCAAGAACTCTTCGATGACGTTAAAAGATTTGAAGAATCCAGCAAAACGGGAATTCGACAAGTAAAAAATTTAATGAAAAGCCTTGATAGGAAGTTCAAAACTAAATACCGGTGTTAAATTCAAGGGCAGTACCTGTGAAAGACTGAAAAAATGTCCCCAGTTATGGGACATTTTCTCTACTCTTCGGACCATGATGTTGTTGGTCAAAGGTACAAAAAGTCGTGCCTGCGGATTTTATCTAATCTTTTTTAAGAATGTtaaggtttttttttaagtttatTGTTTGCTAAATTGTGCTAAACATCCCAGATCCATAAAATGTTATTAATTGCATTAGGGGAAACATTAATGATAAAAACATGAAGCTTGTGTCCAAGAAATGTATCTGTTTTGTATATCCTTTAATTTATACCAAACTGGCTTTCGGTTTGCGTGTCTGCTCAAAAAAAAGGTCGTAAAACAGTGAAACGTTTtcatttttattgaattttatttGAATCCCACAAATACCATAAAACATAGGAACTATGGGAAGGTATCCCAAGGTATTAATCACCTCCTATAACTATCGTTCTGCTCAATGGGTTTTTTACTTGTCAATTAGGAGCCACTCAAAGTACGAAACCTCAGAGTAACCTTTGAGTAAAAAACCTTGAACCTTgttattttaattatttcttTAGTTCCAATCCTGTCTTTCGCGGAATGCGTGATAGCAAGGATTTTATTTTCTTGAAACTTTGCGGGGGCtgattaaaaaatatttaccTTTCCATACCCACCCGCCTGAGACCCTTACCCTTGCTCTGGAAAGGGCGTGCAGCCCACCCCCTCAGATGTACACGGATACACAGGGGCGTGGGTGCATTGCTGGAGTTACAGCCAGAGCCAAGGAACGGAGGTAGTAGGTGTTTTTTGTGTATTTGTGTTTGTAGCTCTCGTCGCAGAGAAGACAACGACAGCAGCCAGGGGtgggggttggggttggggttggggttggcgTGCTGGCTGGTTGGGGGTGAGTGGCTGTTTGGCGGCCATAGATAGGACACAAACACAGCCACGGGCAAGTAAAAGGCCCACTAGTGGGTGGGGCTTGGTCGGATTCGTTTGCCCGCCGTGGGAGGGAGCCGTTTTGGGTATTTTTGAGATTTTGTGTACCCTGCGCCTTAGCCTGATGTCCATTTCTATTGACTTTGTGGTTTACAGTTCAGCaacaataaattaaaattgttAGGCCTAGGCCCAACCAAAATAGTACTTGAGCATTCGAGAGGCTATCATCGGACTGGACTGCAGGGTATGCACGCGTCGTAGGCCGCGAAGCAGTCGCCTTTCGGGGTTGAAATAGCGGCACACTTGTGCTCAAACTTTAGATTTTTGTGCTAATTTTTGCCTGATTAGTGAGTGGCCTGCCAAAAGGCGGCGCACGGCGCACGCACTGGAAACTCGCTCGCTTCAGCTTCAGCGTGAGCTCGAGCTCCAGCTCCACtggccagcagcagaaacaagATGACAGCGGACCCATGTTGGGAGCGAAAGGGGTTGCGTTAATGGGCATTGTCGGCGCATGTCGTAGGGCGAGTGTGGGGCTGGGTGGCATGGGATGGCATGGGATGGCATGGGAAGGGGTTTGGCTTCCTCACGGAAAACGCATTTTCGTTGGGTCACGTATCGGGTTCGAGGGGGCCGCACTGGTCGAACCCCACCGTACCCCACCCCATTCATTAAAGTCCAGTATGCTTTTTTGGGGCTGCGGAGAGAGGGGGGAGGGGAAATGAAATGGGAGGCGAGCCCTGCCTGTGTGTATGTATACATGAATGCAAAGCGCGCCTCTGCGTGTGCCACATTGGGGTATGGCTCCTGATCCCACTTCCCCTTCTCCTCTCCTGTCCACCTACCACCTTCTTTTTCTACAGCACTCATGAAAATTttcatacacacacacacagagacccagaatcatacatatatatatgtatgtatgtatgtatgcttgTATTTTGTAGCATTCAGAGGTAGACAGCAAGTCTACCTACTACTCTCGAGAGTATCACATTCACATTGAcgctggcactggcactggcgttggcgttggcatTGGCGCCGCCTAGCAGCAACCGAAAACagtaacagcaacagcaacggcaacagcaacatggGGGTACAGTGCAGCTgaacacattatgtttatgtggCTCTGGctggtcgttgctgctgctgtttctggtGCTTCTGCTGGTTCTGCTGCTACGGATGCGACGGATGCTGGGTATTCCGTTTTCTCTTCACTTTGTgcgctgctgctactgctgctgctgctgctgctgtgtgcTTTACAGTTGTTGTCATTGCGGTTCTTGTTGCTCTTGATGTTTGGCTTTGATGGGAGTGAGGGTGATGGTGGCTGTGGGTGGCTATGGGTGGCTGGATGAAAGTGGATGCCTTGACACATTGCACACTGGCCGTCTTCCTGGGCGGGATGGGTGGTGGATGGCTGCCCGCTCTGGGAACAGAGTTCTGGTTTTTGGtgtttgtggtgaaaatgtgcTTAGTGCTAGGGATCTGTTTTTGGAAGGTATTAGCTTTAAACTTGTTTGAAGGCCACGACAacgacggcgacgacgacgactttTCGCAACCTAACCTCACTTTGttgccaacaaaaataaatacgaaaaaaataaaaacagaaTCGTTTGGTTGGTTCTTAAGCGACCACAACTGGCGGATACTTACGTTGATGCTTGTCGGCCAGCTGCACCAGTGGGTTGGGCAGATCACGACGCCGGTAGAAGCACATGACCTTCGCCTCCACATTGCCGGTTTGGTTCTTGTTCAGCTCCTCGATGCGGCGTATCAGATAGGGACTATTCGGCGTTGTCTCAACGTACACGTAGTCTGCAACGAAACGAACGGGGGTTACCACAACTGTACATGGAGTCGAATCGAGAAGGGAGGCATCGCGGCGCGgtgtggcgtggcgtggcgtggagGGGAGCTTCACATTGCAACTCCATTCATTAGCAGGCATTACATACGTCACAGGTAAACGCACACATGCATACGTGGACATGCCGCTTAATTAcggccacacacacacgcacaaacacacacacacagtcaaAGGTATGCGCGTTGCGTTGCTCAATTAAATACAAATGTGggcat
This region of Drosophila miranda strain MSH22 chromosome 2, D.miranda_PacBio2.1, whole genome shotgun sequence genomic DNA includes:
- the LOC108157580 gene encoding methanethiol oxidase; the encoded protein is MSKNSCCRGPGYATPLDAMKSGPREKLLYTVTVQPNLDEPHGDYLSTIDVDPESPTYCQIIHRTFTNRKGDELHHSGWNACSSCYYVDENAKTIPKRDRLVLPALNSDFVYILDVVKDPRKPEIIKTIDGDVLKSHNVTGPHTTHCLANGNIMISVMGDAEGNAKGDFILFDSDFNCIGTWTKGEEKALCGYDFWYQPYFDVMVASEWGAPNKFRRGWQIKDLEDMTQYGCRLNFYKWSTQTLYQTIDLGTDGITPLEIRFLHDPKRAEGFVGCALNAKVFYFKKKPDSDEFEAKKVIAIPEKLVDTGSGTAEEMGGMISDIIISLDDRFLYVNCWRHGDVRQYDISVPEHPKLTGQLFLGGAICSDLPNVVVKEDKELTERPPARYVKGRRLEGGPQMMQLSLDGKRLYVSSSLYSPWDKQFYPKMVSKGGHVCLIDVDTVNGGISLNEDFFVDFANEPYGPGLPHEMRYPGGDCTSDIWLANDE
- the LOC108155480 gene encoding 3-oxoacyl-[acyl-carrier-protein] synthase, mitochondrial, which encodes MRLLRSSKFFVPQARNSSTQAGRRRVVITGSGAVTPLGNNAQDSWRRVLAGESAISKLGPEFKGLPCQVAAQISRENLQLETHLSKTDIKLMSPATQLAVLAAEEALASGNLKPKELSEEQRERFGVCVGMGMFDLAEVYNTWNQLQRGYNRVSPFFVPRLLPSMACGHISMRHGLRGPNHSVSTACATGAHALGDAMRFIRSGDADVMLAGSGEACIDPLSIAGFCRLRALSTAFNDNPAVASRPFDKARDGFVMGEGAAVLLLEELEHARARGAPILAELLGYGLSGDAHHITSPSEDGAGATLAMQRALKDAGVSPEEISYLNAHATSTPTGDRIESHAIRRVFGEHTPQVQVSSTKGAHGHLLGSSGNLEALFVVHACAENTLPPSINIEQLDVDVNVVTKACEWSQGQGRRVALKNSFGFGGTNASLCIASYCEE